The following coding sequences lie in one Arachis hypogaea cultivar Tifrunner chromosome 9, arahy.Tifrunner.gnm2.J5K5, whole genome shotgun sequence genomic window:
- the LOC112712036 gene encoding amino-acid permease BAT1 homolog, whose product MTIPSDSEAASLDSGLVRLHELGYKQELKRDLSVISNFALTFSVISVLTGISTLYNTGLNYGGPVSMVYGWLVVCIFTMLVALSMAEICSAYPTSGGLYFWSAKLAGPRWAPFASWITGWFNIIGQWAGTTSIDFSLAQLIQVIILLSTGGKNGGGYVASKYIVIAIHGGILLLHGIINSLPISMLSLLANLGTVWNVVGVFVLIILIPSVATKKASAKFVFTEFNTDNGVGINSRPYIFVLGLLMSQYTLAGYDASAHMTEETKRSDINGPKGIISSVGISIVFGFGYILGITFAVTDIPYLLSQDNDAGGYAIAQIFYMAFKKRYGHGFGGIMCLVIIAVAIFFCGMGSVTSNSRMAYAFSRDGAMPLSSLWHQVNKEEVPINAVWLSVLISFCKALTSLGSMVAFQATVSIAVISIYIAYALPIFFRVTLAAKHFEPGPFNLGRYGLIVGWVAVIWVVIISVLFSLPVSYPITMETLNYTPIALGCLVILIVSYWIISARHWFKGPLTNIDK is encoded by the exons ATGACAATCCCATCTGATAGTGAAGCTGCTTCTCTTGATTCTGGGCTTGTCCGCCTTCACGAACTCGGCTACAAGCAAGAGCTCAAGCGTGATCTCTC GGTCATCTCAAATTTTGCACTTACATTTTCTGTTATATCCGTGCTGACTGGTATAAGTACTCTTTACAATACTGGTTTAAACTATGGTGGTCCAGTTTCGATGGTGTATGGCTGGTTGGTAGTTTGTATCTTCACCATGCTTGTTGCTCTATCAATGGCTGAGATTTGTTCAGCATATCCAACTTCTGGTGGTCTCTACTTTTGGAGTGCCAAGCTTGCTGGTCCTCGATGGGCACCCTTTGCCTCTTGGATCACTGGCTG GTTCAATATCATTGGCcag TGGGCAGGGACAACAAGTATAGACTTCTCACTAGCACAACTGATTCAGGTTATCATTCTCCTTAGTACTGGTGGGAAAAATGGTGGTGGATATGTGGCATCTAAATATATAGTTATTGCTATCCATGGTGGGATTTTGCTCCTACATGGTATAATAAACAGCCTCCCTATCTCAATGTTATCACTCTTGGCAAACTTGGGTACTGTTTGGAATGTTGTAG GTGTTTTTGTGCTTATTATCCTGATCCCATCTGTTGCAACGAAAAAAGCGAGTGCCAAGTTTGTTTTCACCGAGTTCAATACAGATAATGGGGTTGGAATCAATAGCAGACCTTACATATTTGTTTTGGGACTTCTTATGAGTCAGTATACCCTAGCCGGGTATGATGCATCAGCTCATATG ACGGAGGAAACCAAGAGATCTGATATAAATGGACCAAAAGGAATTATCAGCTCAGTTGGAATATCTATTGTTTTTGGATTTGGTTACATATTAGGCATTACCTTTGCAGTTACTGATATCCCTTACCTATTGAGTCAAGACAATGATGCTGGTGGATATGCAATTGCTCAAATATTTTATATGGCATTCAAGAAAAGATATGGCCATGGATTTGGGGGTATTATGTGCTTGGTGATTATTGCTGTTGCCATATTTTTCTGTGGTATGGGTTCAGTTACCAGCAACTCAAG GATGGCTTATGCTTTCTCAAGAGATGGGGCCATGCCCTTGTCATCATTGTGGCATCAAGTTAATAAGGAGGAGGTTCCTATAAATGCTGTTTGGCTTTCTGTTTTGATTTCATTTTGCAAGGCTCTAACG TCTCTTGGAAGCATGGTAGCATTTCAGGCCACAGTGTCAATAGCAGTGATTAGTATCTATATAGCATATGCCCTGCCAATATTCTTCAGAGTGACATTGGCAGCAAAGCATTTTGAGCCTGGGCCTTTCAACTTGGGCCGGTATGGGCTCATTGTGGGCTGGGTTGCAGTTATCTGGGTTGTGATAATCTCAGTACTCTTCTCACTGCCTGTTTCCTACCCAATAACCATGGAGACACTTAACTATACCCCTATTGCTCTTGGATGTTTGGTAATTCTTATAGTTTCTTATTGGATCATCAGTGCTCGCCATTGGTTTAAAGGCCCTTTAACCAATATAGATAAATGA